DNA from Cynocephalus volans isolate mCynVol1 chromosome 2, mCynVol1.pri, whole genome shotgun sequence:
GATGATACTGAACAATGTCCCAGGATGACAACCATGTCTCAGGCATAAACTAGTCCAGTTTGGAGGTGCGTGACTCTGGGCACAGGCATTTTGAAGGATATCATCAGCAAGCCCCCTGACATTACATCATCTTTTCAATGAAATGAACCTATTGGAGAATGTGATCTATTAAAGCTGTAGAGTAAACCAGAAGAGTGGAAGATACAAAGTCTCAGAAATAGGAAATCCAATCAAAGGTGAAGAGAATTCCAAGAATGACAGCAAAGGGAAGTTCCAGGACGATAGCCATGCAGCAGGGATAGATAGCAACCaccaatttaaaggaaaattgacaTCTCAGGAGGGATGGGAATGGCTATGTGGAAAATTGTACTGAGAGGTAATTGGAAGTGTGGGAAGAATAAGTGATagggataaaaataaagaaaaaagcaaggcaATTATTAACTTCAAAaaagttagaaagaaaaatataattagtaCACAACAATGTTCGCAATGTATTGCAAGTGAAAGAAGGCATGAAAGGGCTACAATTTAATCCAACATAATAATGAATCAATTGGTAATGTctaaaattaattaatcaaaatacatatttgtggcaGAAGAGCTAACTAAAAGTTCTTAAATGTCTGCTTCTTGGGAGGGAAACTAGGAAAAGTTATGATATGGGAAAAGGCAGAAAACCattgtattttattctaaaatttattatgaGCCTCTTAGTGCTATTTGATTTTGAACCAACGtcatatattattttgaaaaaaaaatgcatttaaaaatatcagtaagaTAGGGCTCTTGCAAATCTCACCAAGaataaaaaggagataaaatattCAACATTACTAATAAGAATGTGGATATAACTAAAAGTAAATAATACAACGAAAACATAATACCAAGAAATTTGCcaaatagataaaattaataagttttaaaataaaaaatgaataatgtaaaaaaaagcaaaacctgaACAAATTAATAGCCAAAGGTAATAAAGGCAATAACCAAAGGTAGTCATAGATCTACCACCAGTGAAGCCACCAAACCCAAACAGTTTAAAAGGGAAGTTGTAATTAAGCATGTAGAAACagataatataattataaaaaccattttgtataaaaatagatGGAAAGCTTCTTAACCCATTCTGTGAGGCCAGGATTATAGTTTAATATCAAAACAATAGAAGTTAAACACACACAGAACAACACAGGCCAGAAAAATTCTAGAATCACGTTGAACAACAAATCCATCTGTGCATGAAAGCAACAATACATCATGGTTAAATATCATATATATCAAGGAGTCAAGAATTAAAAAgctaaagaataaaagaataaatttaacagatgtcaaaaattacttaaaagatgaaagaataaggaaaaagaaaactttcttgaTCCAAAATAGGAGTATTTAACCCATATTGAGATCAAACATCATAGTTAAAGATTAAACACTAGAAGCACTTCCACAAATGCAAAATTGACCTACTTACTACCACTAATTTTGAGCATTCATTGGATATTGGAGATCTTAACTACTGACATTATATATGAACACTAATTTACATAGAATACCTAAAGCAGGTAAAGTGTAAAGGATGGGGACAGAAAGTGTGCCAGAAAATATCATGGGTGCAGAAGACAGATTTTGGAAGTTGAAGAATTGTTtaattcacaagaaaaaaaaaaaaaaaaaagaccagttaTTCTgctttatcatcatcattattaagtCGTCTACAAATAGATAAAAGATCCTCAACCAATATTTGTTGACTTTTTGATGAAGGCTTAATTTTCCTATATATTCTCTACTATCAAGGTTTAAAATAGTAGAAGTTATTCTTAGGATTTTGGTGGGGAGCCAGGGTTTAATTCCATGCCCCTAGacctaagaaaaaaacagaattttttttatatacgAATTCAGATTATCAGAGGGGAAAACAATATAAGCTATTACTTACTAGCATTACTGTGACCATTTGAggaaaaggatggaaagaaacaGCAACGATACTAGGGAAAAATTAATTCTGTTGAATTCCTTTAATCCAccatctttttgttctattcttgAGAACGGGAATAACATTCACAAAACGCAAGGTGGCGCTGCTggctaaaaagagaaaaaaaatacccgCACAAAGGATATTACAGATTCTGGTGTAAGAAGGAAATCTGAccagaaaaatagaggaaaagaaaccGTGATAATAGGAGTCGGGGAAAGGTGAGGATCCCTCCCCACAAGCATTGCCATTATCCAGCTCGTTTCTGGAGATTCGGTTGCTGCCATTTCCGAGAGCTACTTGAGCCGAGTGGAAGTGGTTTTGGAAGACCGATCAAACGAATAATGGAGGCCAGAGTGGACCGTGTTGAGCAGAAAAGGCAAGTcctatttctttgtgtatttctgGGAATGTCTTGGGCTGGCGCGAAACCGCTTCGGTATTTTGCAGTGGAGGAAACAGACAGAGGCACCTTTCTGGCCAACCTAGCAAATGACCTGGGGTTGGGGGCGGGGGAACTGTCAGCCCGAGGACCTAGAATTGTTTCAGACGAGAACGTACGATTTTTACTGCTCAATGCGTTTACTGGCGATTTACTTCTAAATGAGAAATTGGATCGAGAGGAATTGTGCGGCCCCACAGAGCCCTGTGTGCTGCCTTTCCAGTTGTTATTGGAAAAGCCTTTTCAGATTTTCCATGCTGAATTATGGGTCAGAGACATCAACGACCATTCTCCAGCATTTCTAGACAGAGAGATTCCCCTGAAAATATTAGAAAGTGCCACTCCTGGAGCGGCATTTCTCCTAGAAAGTGCACAGGATTCAGATGTTGGAGCCAACAGCCTGAGTAACTATACCATCAGCCCCAATGCCTATTTCCATATCAATGTCCATGACAGCGGGGAGGAGAATATCTATCCCGAGCTGGTACTGGATCGAATGCTGGATCGCGAGGAAATACCTGAGCTCAGTTTAACTCTCACGGCCTTGGATGGCGGCTCTCCGCCCAGATCCGGGACCGCCCTGGTACGCATCCTGGTCGTAGACATAAATGACAATGCCCCTGAATTTCTGCAGTCGCTCTACAAGGTGCAGGTGCCCGAGAACAGCCCCGTTGGCTCCCTGGTTGTCGCCGTGTCAGCTAGAGATTCAGATACCGGAAGTAATGGGGAAATAGTCTATGCAATTTTTCATGCCACTGAAAGAATTCTCAAAACGTTTCAAATCAACTCAACATCTGGCAATCTTCATCTTAAAGGCGAATTGAACTACGAAGCAATTCAAACTTACACATTGACTATTCAGGCCAAAGACGGCGGAGGGCTTTCTGGAAAATGTACAGTAGTGGTTGAGGTAACAGATATAAATGATAATACACCGGAGCTGCTCCTGTCATCACTTACTAGCCCAGTTGCAGAAAACTCTCCAGAGACAGTCGTTGCTGTGTTTAGGATCAGAGACAGAGATTCGGGGAATAATGGAAAGATGATATGCTCCATCCAAGACGACCTCCCCTTCGTCCTGAAGGCATCTGTAGAcaatttctatacactagcaacaGATAAACCGTTGGATCGAGAGAGGAACACAGAGTACAACATCACCATCACCGTCACCGACTTGGGGACACCCAGCCTCAAAACCGAGCACAGCATAACCGTGCAGGTGTCCGACGTCAACGACAACGCCCCTGCCTTCACACAAAGCTCCTACACCCTGTTCGTCCGCGAGAACAACAGCCCCGCCCTGCACATCGGCAGCGTCAGCGCCACAGACAGAGACTCGGGCACCAACGCCCAGGTCACCTACTCGCTGCTGCCGACCCACGACCCGCACCTGGCCCTCGCCTCCCTGGTGTCCATCAACGCGGACAGCGGACACCTGTTCGCCCTGCGGTCATTGGACTACGAGGCCCTGCGGGCGTTCGAGTTCCGTGTGGGCGCGGCAGACAGAGGCTCCCCCGCGCTGAGCAGCGACGCGCTGGTGCGCGTGGTGCTGGTGGACGACAACGACAACGCGCCCTTCGTGCTGTACCCGCTGCAGAACGGCTCTGCGCCCTGCACCGAGCTGCTGCCCAGGCAGGCCGAGGCGGGCTCCCTGGTGACCAAGGTGGTGGCGGTGGACGGCGACTCGGGCCAGAACGCCTGGCTGTCGTACCAGCTGCTCAAGGCCACGGAGCCCGGGCTGTTCGGCGTGTGGGCGCACAACGGCGAGGTGCGCACGGCCCGGCTGCTGAGCGAGCGCGACGCGGCCAGGCACAGACTGCTGGTGCTGGTCAAGGACAATGGCGAGCCGCCGCTGTCGGCCACCGTCACGCTGCACGTGCTGCTGGTGGACGGCTTCTCCCAGCCCTACCTGCCGCTGCCGGAAGCGGCGCCGGAGCGGGCGCAGGCCGACTCGCTCACCGTCTACTTGGTCATCGCGCTGGCCTCGGTCACCTCGCTCTTCCTGTTCTCGGTGCTCCTGTTGGTGGCGGTGCGGCTGTGCAGGAGGCGCAGGGCGGCCTCGGAGGGCCGCTGCTCGGTGCCTGGGGGCCGCTTTCCGGGCCACCTGGTGGACGTCAGCGGTACGGGGACCCTGTCCCAGAGCTACCAGTATGAGGTGTGTCTGATGGGAGGCTCAGGGACAAATGAGTTCAAGTTCCTGAAGCCGATTATCCCCAGCCTCCCACCCCACAACACAGTAAGGGAAGTGGAAGAAAATCCTTCATTTAAGAATAATTTGAGCTTCtgataattaatgaaaaataaaatctcgAATCCGTGAGTATATTCCTGATTGGAAAGTTATCCTGAGATATCTGTTGAGGAGTGTTTTACATTATTTCaaacactttttttgttgttgttgttggctggtcagtacaggaatccaaacccttgaccctggtgttataacatcatgctgtAGCCAATTGAgctaataattcatttttatttcaaacaatTGTGCTTAATGTGCAGGCTGTTAAATGATAAATCTTAtctgaagggccggcccgtggctcccttgggagggcgtggtgctgacaacaccaagccaagggttaagatccccttactggtcatctttaaacaattaatatcaataaataaatgataaatctTATTTGAGATGTTTTAAATTGCTTTCCAGTGTCTTCCATTTTTATTGCTACTTTCATTTTTTGAGTTGATTAGAATGCTGTACAAGAGTATAACTACTCTAAGTTTGAGAAGCACATATTGCAGAGTatctttttaagcttttttttttagcacttactATGCATCATACACCATTTTaacacttttaatatttaaaaaactatgaggagatgtattttataaatgaacaagTAGATATTCATAGAGATTCAGTAAGTTCACTAAGGTCACCAACTAATAAATGGCAGTGCAGAACATCTCTCCTAGATATGTCTGACTTTGTGTCTGTGACCTTGCTCTGATGCTATACTCTTTTCTGTCATTAGATATCACCTGGCAAGTTTCTCcctaattaaaagaaatatttttctcatattcaTAATCCTGTTCAgtctttttatatttagaaataattaggTATTggtcaaaagttttattttcttataaacaaTAATCCAGCTTTTCTGAATCAATTacttaactattatttttaaagcttttatttgACCAAatctcaagtaaaaaaaaaaaatttgaaagatcaAACTGCGCTTTCCCCTTGTTTTCTGAACATATGACTTTCATTTGACAGAAACAATTAATGGTCATAACTAGGACTATTCTATAATTTTGATTGCTCCATTAGCTTATTAGTTTCCTCCCAATGGAGTAATTTTTCTACAGTCATCCATATCTCCACTTGTAATACATATTCCTGATATAATTAGAAAGTTTAAAAGTTTCCTACTTAATATACTGCAGCACAGAATcaggaaaatctaagaaaaagaaTAGTTTTTAAGAGTGAAATATCAAATAGAaacataaatgttcattaaattttttagaaattcttgGGAGTTAAGGCGACAGTTTGTTGTAATAATTTGgaactactttttcttttaaaaaatctagataaATTTTGCCTAGCTGTGTtctgaaaatattataaactcGTGCCAGCAACTCTGAAAATAGTACTATTACTGTTTATCACTAATGGAGTACAGTTGACAAAAAACATACactgacaaatttttaaattgttttcatagTCTCAGAATAAAATTATCCAGTTTTTGTGGACAAATAAATGTCATGGAAAATGGGAGGAGGGAAGAGTACACAATGAAAGGACGTAAGAGACCTACTAGCCAAACACCACGtgtgggactggctggttagctcagttgattagagggTGTCgctgattaacaccaaggtctggggtttgatccctgtactagccagccccCCAACTTCTCCCCCCAAAATGCAATGTGTCGTGGATCTTAATTCAAACAACAATGACTTCGAAAGAATTGCAGATATCTGAATGTAGGTGGATATTAAATAACTTaatttctcctcctcccccttctttcttggtggctggctggtatgggcacccagacccttgaccttgttgtttcAAGACTGTGctgtagccaactgagctaactggtgaGCCCAACTTAATTTCTTAGGTATGATAATGGCATTAtcattaagaaattttaaaaagtcattaacaGAAATGTATAATGTATTTTTGGATGAAAACTCAGTTTGCCTAGGATGTAAAAACGTTGGAGGGTTAAAGAATTATGGCAAAATATTGATACTTGTTGAAGCTAGTGATAAGTACATGGGGGTTCATCATATTATCCTTTTatgggttttaaattttttttttaattaaaagatttttttaaagcaaatgctGTGAGAAGTGGAGgtaactgtaaaaaaaataaaaaataaaaaataaagagacatcAAGACATCCTTCTGAGATACAGAACTACCACTGCTGTCACAGATTATACCTCTATTTAGACAAAATCTCCAGCTTTTCCTTGTTCAGTCACCTTCATCATTTGACATGATAACTTCTACCTGAGATAGTCCTGCTCATGCATTCTTCTACCATGCGAATTTTGAGGTGTTTTCTAGTTATGGCAACGGATTCATGCAGACTCAGCTACATGGAGGCATCAAATTGCCGTATATGCATAGTTCATTTAAAAGGTTAATATCCtctgcatcagtttcctcatttgtaggaTGGGGaattcacaacaatcctatgtgGTTGCACTGTTATTATCCTCaccttgcagatgaggaaagtaaggcagagagaggttaaataatttgtccaggATTCACAGCTACGAATTATTCCTATTGCTTATGGCAATAAAAGTATATAATTCTGAAAGCTTTCTATGTTACtccaattttacatatttttgtttttctgcatatattcttTCTTCACAGCCAGATTGTTacctatatattttctttttgcccCCAAACTCAGCATTATTGGAAGAGTCCCCACTAATGTCATTTCTCTTGTGTGACCTTCAGGCAGTTGTCTGCCCAACAAAGTCTGGCGATAGTAGAGATGATGTAACTTTACATAGTCCGGTGGTACGTAATGGCAGAGTTAGGAATATTGCTTCCATTTTCATCGCACAAAACGTAAGATCCTGTGAGGACGCGTGGTGGCGCTGCAGGATAAGAAGGTACAAACAGGAACTGCAGCTGCGGCTCCATTCACTGGCAAAGCTTACCGGCAGGTCCTGGAAGCACACGGGAAGCTTGGACACCACAGAAAGGACGACTGGGTCCTCTGAAAGGGACTACTCACCGGAATATTTCTGAGGTATCTCGTGGAATAACCACAGTCTCAGATACCGGAGATTTTACAGTTCAGCAGAGCTATCCTCGCAGGTAGCTGTACCAAGCAAGAACAATGGAGGCCGGCGGGAAACTCACTTGCAGACAAAGGcaagtcctttttttctttctcctcttgggCTTATCTCTGGCGGGCAAGGCGGAACCTAGGCGCTATTCTGTGGTGGAGGAAACTGAGGGCAGCTCCTTTGTAACCAGTTTAGCAAAGGACCTGGGTCTGGAGCAGAGGGAACTCTCCAGGCGGGGGTTTAGGGTCATTTCCAAAGGGAACAAACTACATTTGCAGCTCGATCAGGAGACCGGGGATTTGTTGCTAAATCAGAAACTGGACCGCGAGGAACTGTGCGGTCAAACAGAGCCATGTGTGCTACGTTTCCAGGTGTTGCTAGAGAGTCCCTTAGAGTTTTTTCAAGCTGAGCTACAAGTAATAGACATAAATGACCACTCTCCGGTGTTCCTGGACAAAGAAATGTTGCTAAAAGTATCAGAGAGCAGCCCTCTGGGGACTACCTTTCCTCTAAAGAACGCTCAGGACTTGGATGTAGGCCGAAATAATATTGAGAACTATGTGATCAGTCCGAACTCCTATTTTCGAGTGCTCACCCGCAAACGCAGCGATGGCAGGAAATATCCCGAGTTGGTGCTGGACAAAGCGCTGGACCGCGAGGAGGAACCTGAGTTCAGGTTAACTCTCACAGCACAGGACGGCGGCTCCCCGCCCCGGTCTGGCGCCACGCAGGTCTACATCGAAGTCCTGGACGTCAACGATAATGCCCCTGAATTTGAGCAGCCTTTGTATAGGGTGCGGATCCCTGAGGATAGCCCGATAGGTTTCCTGATAGTCACAGTCTCTGCTACGGATGTAGACATAGGAGTCAATGGAGAGATTTCCTATTCACTTTTCCAGGCTTCAGATGAGATTAGCAAAACCTTTGAGATCAATCCCTCGACAGGAGAAATTAGGCTGAAAAAACAACTTGATTTCGAAACAATTCAGTCTTATGAAGTCAATATCGAGGCGAGAGATGCTGGGAGCTTTTCTGGAAAATGCATCGTTCTGACTGAAGTCATGGATGTGAACGACCACGCCCCAGAAGTTACCATGTCTTCATTTACCAGTCCAATCCCTGAGAACTCTCCTGAGACAGTGGTTGCAGTTTTCAGTGTTTCAGACCTTGATTCGGAAGAAAACGGGAAAATAAGTTGCTCCATTCAGGACAATCTACCCTTCTTCCTGAAATCTTCCGTGGAAAACTTTTACACCCTTCTAACAGATGGACCGCTCGACAGAGAGATCAGAGCCGAGTACAACATCACCGTCACCGTCACTGATTTGGGGACACCCAGGCTTAAAACCCAGCTCAACGTAACCGTGCAGGTCTCCGACGTCAACGACAACGCCCCTGCCTTCACACAAACCTCCTACACCCTGTTCGTCCGCGAGAACAACAGCCCCGCCCTGCACATCGGCAGCGTCAGCGCCACAGACAGAGACTCGGGCACCAACGCCCAGGTCACCTACTCGCTGCTGCCGACCCACGACCCGCACCTGGCCCTCGCCTCCCTGGTGTCCATCAACGCGGACAGCGGACACCTGTTCGCCCTGCGGTCGCTGGACTACGAGGCCCTGCGGGCGTTCGAGTTCCGCGTGGGCGCGGCAGACAGAGGCTCCCCCGCGCTGAGCAGCGACGCGCTGGTGCGCGTGGTGCTGGTGGACGACAACGACAACGCGCCCTTCGTGCTGTACCCGCTGCAGAACGGCTCTGCGCCCTGCACCGAGCTGCTGCCCAGGCAGGCCGAGGCGGGCTCCCTGGTGACCAAGGTGGTGGCGGTGGACGGCGACTCGGGCCAGAACGCCTGGCTGTCGTACCAGCTGCTCAAGGCCACGGAGCCCGGGCTGTTCGGCGTGTGGGCGCACAACGGCGAGGTGCGCACGGCCCGGCTGCTGAGCGAGCGCGACGCGGCCAGGCACAGACTGCTGGTGCTGGTCAAGGACAATGGCGAGCCGCCGCTGTCGGCCACCGTCACGCTGCACGTGCTGCTGGTGGACGGCTTCTCCCAGCCCTACCTGCCGCTGCCGGAAGCGGCGCCGGAGCGGGCGCAGGCCGACTCGCTCACCGTCTACTTGGTCATCGCGCTGGCCTCGGTCACCTCGCTCTTCCTGTTCTCGGTGCTCCTGTTGGTGGCGGTGCGGCTGTGCAGGAGGCGCAGGGCGGCCTCGGAGGGCCGCTGCTCGGTGCCTGGGGGCCGCTTTCCGGGCCACCTGGTGGACGTCAGCGGTACGGGGACCCTGTCCCAGAGCTACCAGTATGAGGTGTGTCTGATGGGAGAGTCAGGGACCAGCGAGTTCAAGTTTCTGAAACCAATTGTACCTAATTTCCAGGGCCATTCCCCTGAGCCAGAAGTGGAAGAAAACCCCAAATTTAGGAATGACTTTGGTTTCAGACTTCAGTTAAAATAATCGGtttttatattccacattttaattttttagggtAAATTCGACGTGATGTTTTTTTCTGTCAGCCTATtgggaatttttaaatt
Protein-coding regions in this window:
- the LOC134368990 gene encoding protocadherin beta-8 translates to MEAGGKLTCRQRQVLFFFLLLGLSLAGKAEPRRYSVVEETEGSSFVTSLAKDLGLEQRELSRRGFRVISKGNKLHLQLDQETGDLLLNQKLDREELCGQTEPCVLRFQVLLESPLEFFQAELQVIDINDHSPVFLDKEMLLKVSESSPLGTTFPLKNAQDLDVGRNNIENYVISPNSYFRVLTRKRSDGRKYPELVLDKALDREEEPEFRLTLTAQDGGSPPRSGATQVYIEVLDVNDNAPEFEQPLYRVRIPEDSPIGFLIVTVSATDVDIGVNGEISYSLFQASDEISKTFEINPSTGEIRLKKQLDFETIQSYEVNIEARDAGSFSGKCIVLTEVMDVNDHAPEVTMSSFTSPIPENSPETVVAVFSVSDLDSEENGKISCSIQDNLPFFLKSSVENFYTLLTDGPLDREIRAEYNITVTVTDLGTPRLKTQLNVTVQVSDVNDNAPAFTQTSYTLFVRENNSPALHIGSVSATDRDSGTNAQVTYSLLPTHDPHLALASLVSINADSGHLFALRSLDYEALRAFEFRVGAADRGSPALSSDALVRVVLVDDNDNAPFVLYPLQNGSAPCTELLPRQAEAGSLVTKVVAVDGDSGQNAWLSYQLLKATEPGLFGVWAHNGEVRTARLLSERDAARHRLLVLVKDNGEPPLSATVTLHVLLVDGFSQPYLPLPEAAPERAQADSLTVYLVIALASVTSLFLFSVLLLVAVRLCRRRRAASEGRCSVPGGRFPGHLVDVSGTGTLSQSYQYEVCLMGESGTSEFKFLKPIVPNFQGHSPEPEVEENPKFRNDFGFRLQLK
- the PCDHB7 gene encoding protocadherin beta-7, which produces MEARVDRVEQKRQVLFLCVFLGMSWAGAKPLRYFAVEETDRGTFLANLANDLGLGAGELSARGPRIVSDENVRFLLLNAFTGDLLLNEKLDREELCGPTEPCVLPFQLLLEKPFQIFHAELWVRDINDHSPAFLDREIPLKILESATPGAAFLLESAQDSDVGANSLSNYTISPNAYFHINVHDSGEENIYPELVLDRMLDREEIPELSLTLTALDGGSPPRSGTALVRILVVDINDNAPEFLQSLYKVQVPENSPVGSLVVAVSARDSDTGSNGEIVYAIFHATERILKTFQINSTSGNLHLKGELNYEAIQTYTLTIQAKDGGGLSGKCTVVVEVTDINDNTPELLLSSLTSPVAENSPETVVAVFRIRDRDSGNNGKMICSIQDDLPFVLKASVDNFYTLATDKPLDRERNTEYNITITVTDLGTPSLKTEHSITVQVSDVNDNAPAFTQSSYTLFVRENNSPALHIGSVSATDRDSGTNAQVTYSLLPTHDPHLALASLVSINADSGHLFALRSLDYEALRAFEFRVGAADRGSPALSSDALVRVVLVDDNDNAPFVLYPLQNGSAPCTELLPRQAEAGSLVTKVVAVDGDSGQNAWLSYQLLKATEPGLFGVWAHNGEVRTARLLSERDAARHRLLVLVKDNGEPPLSATVTLHVLLVDGFSQPYLPLPEAAPERAQADSLTVYLVIALASVTSLFLFSVLLLVAVRLCRRRRAASEGRCSVPGGRFPGHLVDVSGTGTLSQSYQYEVCLMGGSGTNEFKFLKPIIPSLPPHNTVREVEENPSFKNNLSF